The nucleotide sequence TATTGCAATATTCAATGGTAAGCAAAAAATAGGATTTAAAAATTTAGATATGACTTCTGCTTTAAGACTTGTAAAAAATTATAATACATATTTTGATGATCCATGTTATGGAGAGTATGACTGCAGCACATTGTATTACTATAATTTTATGCAAGGATTAGATTTTTTAGGAAATAACCAAATTGATCCTATTACCAATAAAATTTCTAAATTTTCCGTAAACGGTGATCCGGTAACAAATTCCGGATGGATTGAAAGTAAAGATAATTATGTGCCCGGCGACCGCAGACTTATTTTATCTTCCGGACCTTTTACAATAGCTCCCGGTGATACTCAAGAAGTTATTATTGCCGTTATTGCCGCTCAAGGAAATTCAAATTTAAACTCAGTTAAAATTCTTAAAGACTACGCAAAAATAAATTTTACAAATAATATAAAAATTGAAACGCCGGAATTTATAGTTCCGGAAATATCATTCAGTGATATGGGTCCGGCGCATGAAATTTCTTTTACTTTAAACAACAAAGATGAACTATATAACTTTGAGCATAGCGGTTATAAATTCCAAGGTTTGAATTTACGTATTTATACTCAAGATAATTTGCAGGAAATAAACAGCAAGAATTATATTTATGATAAAATAGATGGAATTAAAGAAATAAGCGGAATTATTAGCGAAGGAAATGATTTATTGTTTAATCAAACTCAGTATGGAACAGATTCCGGAATTCCTGAAAAATTTATTTTTGACAAAGATATTTTTGAAAATACGGACATCGTTTCCGGGAAAAAGTACAATTTTGGCATTTCCGCCTATTACTACAATCCTAATTCAATACTACAAATGCAAAATAGTTTTTCTAAAATATTTTCAAAAACTATTGTTTTTGATTCAACTCAAATAATTTATGGCGATACAATATTTTATCAATCTATCTTTGATAATGATATTGGTATTATGATTAATGCTTCAAATCCGAATTTATTAACAGGACATGAATACAAGATTTTATTAAAAGATGACATAAATAAATTATCTTTTGATCTAATAGATAATAATGAAAACAAAAAAATACTAGAAAATTATTCTTTAATTGACACTGAGAACCAATTCCAATTTTCTGATAATATTGACGGCTGTTTCATGCAAATTCAACCAAAGACTTATTTATTGGCTTTTAACGCAGGAAATAATATTCAAGAAATATTTCATCAAGGAGAAGAGAATAAACCACCTATAAATTTATCTACAAATCTAGCAAATTATTCTTATGGAATCCGAATAAATAATATCAGCAGAGATTTATCAAAGTTAATTAAGGATATTAATATTTCGCGTTCAAATGATTATGAAATTCGGTTTAATATTTATAAAAATTACGGCATTCAATTTTTCACAACGAAAAAAGTTGTTTCAGTTCCTTTTGAGTTATGGAATATTGGTAAAACTCCTAATGATAAATCTGATGATATAAGAATGATTCCTTTTATTTTAGAAAATGAAGAAAGAGATAATTGGGACTTTTCTGACAGCTTAATAACATTTTTAAATTATTATGAATACCTTATTCCATACTCTGTTTCCGATCAAATATTTTGGATGTTCCCGAAAGATAAAAATGGTTATGAAAAATTTGCGAATGTCTGTGAACAATCAGGCGTTGGCAGTGAATACAATTTAACCTTAGATACAAGTGATCAAGGTTATTTTGTTGATTTCATGGAGGATACAACTTATGCAATTGGTAATTTAAATTTTATTTATAAACGACAAAATAC is from Ignavibacteriota bacterium and encodes:
- a CDS encoding T9SS type A sorting domain-containing protein gives rise to the protein MRIIFLLLFVFLNTGILHTKESDDKNSIGKINENYKFAKFNINNTSTFFFNNGITDQNENGNTGFIFPNNVYNKTTWGNGFVRNGLIFRSGILWGAKKGGIIHVGGSTYLQGITGGRILENGIPQDPNDPSVRVYRVRPDYKTSDLTTEINDEQLSYQEIFNQYEKDWNEWPAEFGAPFDDINNNGVYEPSIDIPGVSNADQTLWYVANDLDTLTCKNAFGSDPLNIELQVTIWGYKNSFPQNNILYKKYKFINKSDQDFNEMYISQFADTEVGDAGNDYIGVDTLLNLAYGYNADNYDGYDDWGYGTFSPAIGFQLLQGPIVKGNENDIAIFNGKQKIGFKNLDMTSALRLVKNYNTYFDDPCYGEYDCSTLYYYNFMQGLDFLGNNQIDPITNKISKFSVNGDPVTNSGWIESKDNYVPGDRRLILSSGPFTIAPGDTQEVIIAVIAAQGNSNLNSVKILKDYAKINFTNNIKIETPEFIVPEISFSDMGPAHEISFTLNNKDELYNFEHSGYKFQGLNLRIYTQDNLQEINSKNYIYDKIDGIKEISGIISEGNDLLFNQTQYGTDSGIPEKFIFDKDIFENTDIVSGKKYNFGISAYYYNPNSILQMQNSFSKIFSKTIVFDSTQIIYGDTIFYQSIFDNDIGIMINASNPNLLTGHEYKILLKDDINKLSFDLIDNNENKKILENYSLIDTENQFQFSDNIDGCFMQIQPKTYLLAFNAGNNIQEIFHQGEENKPPINLSTNLANYSYGIRINNISRDLSKLIKDINISRSNDYEIRFNIYKNYGIQFFTTKKVVSVPFELWNIGKTPNDKSDDIRMIPFILENEERDNWDFSDSLITFLNYYEYLIPYSVSDQIFWMFPKDKNGYEKFANVCEQSGVGSEYNLTLDTSDQGYFVDFMEDTTYAIGNLNFIYKRQNTNYKEIIPSGTTVRFTSTPNLTGKEIIFTTPERPEYKSNFDFELLQNFPNPFNPITKIQYNIPQEGKVNISIYNVLGQKVAELLNDNVKAGKYELAFNGSNFASGIYIYRIEAKNFIESKKMILLK